The following proteins are encoded in a genomic region of Garra rufa chromosome 22, GarRuf1.0, whole genome shotgun sequence:
- the LOC141298034 gene encoding calcitonin gene-related peptide 1-like isoform X2: MVMLKISAFLVAYALIICQMYSSNAAPARPALESSPDRTTLTDYEARRLLHAIVKEFMQMTAEDMEQQAAEENSVTTQKRACNTATCVTHRLADFLSRSGGIGSSKFVPTNVGSQAFGRRRRLSQE, encoded by the exons ATGGTTATGTTGAAGATCTCCGCTTTCCTCGTTGCCTACGCTCTGATTATTTGCCAGATGTACAGCTCTAACGCAGCTCCTGCCAG GCCCGCACTGGAATCATCACCAGATCGAACTACGCTTACGGACTACGAAGCGAGAAGATTGCTGCACGCAATCGTCAAAGAATTCATGCAGATGACTGCAGAGGACATGGAGCAACAGGCAGCTGAGGAAAACAG TGTTACAACACAGAAGAGAGCTTGTAACACGGCCACATGTGTGACCCATCGCCTGGCAGACTTTCTGAGCCGCTCGGGGGGAATTGGAAGCAGCAAATTTGTCCCCACTAATGTGGGCTCCCAGGCGTTCGGCAGACGAAGGAGGCTCAGTCAGGAGTAA
- the LOC141298034 gene encoding calcitonin-1-like isoform X1: MVMLKISAFLVAYALIICQMYSSNAAPARPALESSPDRTTLTDYEARRLLHAIVKEFMQMTAEDMEQQAAEENSLGRPVSKRCSSLSTCVLGKLSQELHKLQTYPRTNVGAGTPGKKRSLEESDVLAGYGEALNRV, encoded by the exons ATGGTTATGTTGAAGATCTCCGCTTTCCTCGTTGCCTACGCTCTGATTATTTGCCAGATGTACAGCTCTAACGCAGCTCCTGCCAG GCCCGCACTGGAATCATCACCAGATCGAACTACGCTTACGGACTACGAAGCGAGAAGATTGCTGCACGCAATCGTCAAAGAATTCATGCAGATGACTGCAGAGGACATGGAGCAACAGGCAGCTGAGGAAAACAG CCTGGGTAGACCCGTGTCCAAGCGCTGCTCCAGCCTCAGCACTTGCGTGCTGGGGAAACTGTCCCAGGAGCTGCACAAGCTGCAGACGTATCCACGCACCAATGTGGGAGCGGGTACACCGGGCAAGAAGCGGAGCCTGGAAGAGAGTGATGTGTTGGCTGGATACGGAGAGGCGCTCAATCGTGTCTAA
- the LOC141298023 gene encoding vitamin D 25-hydroxylase-like has protein sequence MVSIKRLTCLFSLSWEQTIICLGSLFITLFILLVIRQLVKQRRPRGFPPGPTPLPMIGNILSLATEPHVYMKRQSDIHGQIFSLDLGGISTVILNGYDAIKECLYHQSEVFADRPSLPLFQKMTKMGGLLNCKYGRGWMEHHKLAVNCFRYFGSGQRMFERISEECLFFLDAIDQHQGRPFNPKHLVTNAVSNITNLIIFGQRFTYDDSDFQHMIEIFSENVELAASGWAFLYNAFPWMEYVPFGKHQKLFRNANEVYDFLLQIIKRFSRDRVPQSPQHYIDAYLDEMEQSATDKATSFSQDNLIFSVGELIIAGTETTTNCLRWAMLYMALYPRIQEKVQMEIDCVLNGRPPALEDKQRMPYVEAVLHEVLRLCNVVPLGIFRATSQDAVVRGYTIPRGTMVITNLYSVHFDEKYWSDPSIFCPERFLDCNGKFVRHEAFLPFSIGKRHCLGEQLARLEMFLFFTTMLQRFHLQFPEGLIPSLSPKLGMTLQPRPYSICAIRRQQ, from the exons ATGGTATCGATTAAACGCTTGACATGTCTGTTCTCTCTGTCTTGGGAGCAAACTATCATATGTTTGGGCAGTTTGTTCATTACACTCTTCATTTTGCTGGTGATTCGCCAGCTCGTAAAGCAGCGGAGACCCCGAGGGTTTCCCCCTGGACCGACACCTTTACCCATGATAGGGAATATTCTGTCCCTAGCCACAGAGCCTCACGTCTACATGAAAAGGCAGAGTGATATCCACGGACAG ATTTTCAGTCTAGACCTCGGAGGAATCTCGACTGTTATTCTAAATGGTTATGATGCCATTAAAGAGTGCCTATATCACCAAAGTGAGGTTTTTGCAGACCGTCCATCCCTCCCTTTATTTCAGAAGATGACAAAAATGGGAG GCCTTCTGAACTGCAAATACGGCCGAGGCTGGATGGAACACCACAAATTGGCTGTGAACTGCTTCCGCTACTTTGGCAGCGGTCAGCGGATGTTTGAGAGGATTTCCGAAGAGTGCCTGTTTTTTCTCGACGCCATTGACCAGCATCAGGGGAGGCCCTTTAACCCTAAACATCTTGTGACCAATGCTGTCTCCAACATCACCAACCTCATTATCTTCGGGCAGCGGTTTACCTACGATGACAGCGATTTCCAGCACATGATTGAGATCTTCAGTGAGAATGTGGAGCTGGCAGCCAGCGGCTGGGCTTTCCTGTACAACGCCTTCCCCTGGATGGAGTACGTGCCTTTTGGGAAGCACCAAAAGCTCTTTCGCAATGCCAACGAGGTGTACGACTTCCTTTTGCAAATCATCAAACGCTTCTCGCGGGATAGAGTGCCCCAGTCGCCTCAACATTACATCGATGCCTACTTGGACGAAATGGAGCAGAGCGCCACTGATAAAGCTACATCTTTCTCTCAAGATAATCTCATTTTCTCTGTTGGAGAACTCATCATCGCGGGCACAGAGACTACTACAAACTGTCTACGCTGGGCTATGCTCTACATGGCTCTGTATCCCAGGATACAAG AAAAGGTCCAAATGGAGATCGATTGCGTCCTGAATGGCAGACCGCCCGCTCTTGAAGACAAGCAGAGGATGCCGTATGTGGAGGCAGTGCTGCATGAAGTCCTGCGTCTTTGCAATGTCGTCCCACTGGGCATCTTTCGTGCTACGTCTCAAGACGCGGTGGTGCGTGGCTACACTATCCCCAGGGGCACCATGGTCATCACTAACTTGTACTCTGTGCATTTTGATGAGAAGTACTGGAGTGACCCATCCATCTTCTGCCCAGAGCGGTTCCTTGACTGTAATGGCAAGTTCGTTCGTCATGAAGCGTTTCTTCCTTTCTCAATAG GTAAGCGGCACTGTCTTGGAGAGCAGTTGGCCAGGCTGGAGATGTTCTTGTTCTTCACCACAATGCTCCAGAGGTTCCATCTCCAGTTCCCCGAAGGCTTAATTCCAAGTCTCTCTCCGAAATTAGGCATGACCCTTCAGCCTCGGCCGTACTCCATATGTGCCATCAGGAGACAGCAGTAA